Genomic segment of Nostoc sp. TCL240-02:
TAGGGAGTGGGGAATATAGCGTTTCTGGGCTGAATCTAATACAGACTTAACCCCCAACCCCTTCCCTTGTAAGGAAGGAGAGTAAGATTCAAAGCCTTTCTCCAAAAAAGAAAGAGGTCAAAAATAACAAACAATGCCCAATCCCTAAACTTTAGACCGTGGTGATTGTGGATGCTTCAGTAATAGCTTCAACTTGTATCGCTGGCGCTTTTTCCTCAAAGGCGGCTAAGTCGAACCAGAAAGTTGTACCAATGCCAACTTCACTCACTAGATGGACTTTACTACGATGTCTGTCAATGATATTTCTGACAATCGATAATCCTAAACCTGTGCCTTCTAGGGTATGAACTCGATTTTCTACGCGAAAGAAGCGTTCAAAAATTGAGTGTTGATCTTCTGTTGCAATACCAATTCCAGTATCGGAAATTTCAATTCGCACTGGGGAAAATTGAGTGTGGTTGGGCTTTAAATCTAGTTGGTAGGCGCGGATTGCGACTTTACCACCAGCTTTGGTGAATTTGAGGGCATTACCAATTAGGTTGCCAAAGACTTGTACTAACAGATCGTAATTACCCATTACCAGGGGTAAATTAGCAGCAACATCCTGAAGAAGTTCAACACCTTTATCTTTTGCATTGAGTTGGTAAGTACGCAATGTTTGCTCGATCGCTTGGGCTAGATCCACTCCATCGAAATTATACTGACGACCAGATTCTAGTTTTGATAAATCTAATACATCGTTAACTAGGCGGGTTAGGCGATCGGTTTCATGGTTAACTGTTTGCAAGAACTCTTGCCTTTCTTCTAATCCTAAGTCTTCGCCGTAGTCATGCAGGGTTTCAATATAGGTTTTGATGTTAAATAAAGGTGTTCGCAGTTCGTGAGAAACGTTGCTGATAAATTGACTTTTTGCATCGTTTAATTCCACCTCACGGGTTATATCTTGGACGGTAATTGCAATACCTTTGATGCTTTCTCTTTGCACGTTGAGTACTGTCGTCAAGAGAATGCGGATTGTCCGTTGGGTGGGTTGGTTAAGAAAAATGCGGAATTCGGCACTTTCACATTCGCCTGCTGCCATTTCATACAATGGGCCACTGATTTCCATTTGTACTGCTGACGGCAAGTGATGCAACACATTGCAGCCGACCACATCAGCCGTTTCCCAGCCAAAAATTCGCCTGGCTGTAGGGTTGACTAATATCACCTGCATATTGTTATCAATCAACACAGCACCATCTGCGATCGTGGAAACTAGGGTTTCTAGCTTGGCTTTTTCGGCGGTCAGTTCTTCAATATTTTGTTCTTCATAGCGTTCTAATCGCTCTGCCATCTCATTAAAGCTTAAAATTAACTCCCCTAATTCGCCCCCTAAAGGTAAATCAATGCGTTGCTTGAAATTCCCGGTAGCAATTTCTTTTACCCCCACCAGGAGTTCTTTTATTGGTTTAGTAATAGTTAAAGCGTTTATTACACCTGCCAAAATTACCATTACCCAAATCGTGATAAAAACGGCAATGGTGACATCGCGGGTAAAATTGGTGGAGATGACAGCAGTCTGATTGGGATTGATACCGATCGCTAATACACCTAAATATTTCTTATTAACGATCAGAGGAATAAATACATCGGTAACAACTCCATCTGGGGTCATGTGTTGCCGCACCATCGGCTTTTCCCCATCACCAGGGTAATCTTCTGGCAGTTGTATTCGCCGTTTAATGGTGAGGGAATTTTCTACCTCGGCTTCCCAAAAAGGTATG
This window contains:
- the nblS gene encoding two-component system sensor histidine kinase NblS, which produces MLTLLKTIRHAIASWWSEFTLQTKLLAVATLVVSLVMSGLTFWAVNTIQQDARMNDTRFGRDLGLLLAANVAPLVADNNLTEVAQFSQRFYSSTSSVRYMLYADETGEIFFGIPFWEAEVENSLTIKRRIQLPEDYPGDGEKPMVRQHMTPDGVVTDVFIPLIVNKKYLGVLAIGINPNQTAVISTNFTRDVTIAVFITIWVMVILAGVINALTITKPIKELLVGVKEIATGNFKQRIDLPLGGELGELILSFNEMAERLERYEEQNIEELTAEKAKLETLVSTIADGAVLIDNNMQVILVNPTARRIFGWETADVVGCNVLHHLPSAVQMEISGPLYEMAAGECESAEFRIFLNQPTQRTIRILLTTVLNVQRESIKGIAITVQDITREVELNDAKSQFISNVSHELRTPLFNIKTYIETLHDYGEDLGLEERQEFLQTVNHETDRLTRLVNDVLDLSKLESGRQYNFDGVDLAQAIEQTLRTYQLNAKDKGVELLQDVAANLPLVMGNYDLLVQVFGNLIGNALKFTKAGGKVAIRAYQLDLKPNHTQFSPVRIEISDTGIGIATEDQHSIFERFFRVENRVHTLEGTGLGLSIVRNIIDRHRSKVHLVSEVGIGTTFWFDLAAFEEKAPAIQVEAITEASTITTV